A single window of Ananas comosus cultivar F153 linkage group 19, ASM154086v1, whole genome shotgun sequence DNA harbors:
- the LOC109724582 gene encoding uncharacterized protein LOC109724582 produces MMARGVVGEKWSQRILWVCAIGSAISLYFVAVERQAQNRARMMAEGLKSVDGLSSHSGGEDV; encoded by the exons ATGATGGCGAGAGGAGTTGTGGGTGAGAAATGGTCACAGCGGATTCTGTGGGTATGCGCGATCGGGAGCGCAATAA GCTTGTACTTTGTGGCCGTGGAGAGGCAGGCGCAGAATCGGGCGCGAATGATGGCCGAGGGTTTGAAGAGTGTGGATGGCTTGTCGAGCCATTCCGGTGGTGAGGATGTTTGA